Proteins found in one Streptomyces sp. NBC_00461 genomic segment:
- a CDS encoding FAD-binding oxidoreductase — translation MERRTFIGGGAAAIAAVATTACKGGSADAGASASSSSSSTSLRATAAAAAPANWTALSHDLDGTLVRPGDAKWATAHQLYNTRFDGLKPAAVAYVAHADDIRTTLAYARAHRIQVAIRNGGHSYAGWSSGNGKLIVDVSKLKQIRVGGGQAVVGAGSKLIDVYRGLTAKGVTIPAGSCPSVGVSGLVLGGGHGVVSRAYGLTCDSLTQATLITADGKELTANASENKDLFWALRGAGNGNFGVVTELQFKTHPAPQAVSAYVTWPFSKAAAVVKAWQEWGPDQPDEIWSSCHLENGGSPTVSVAAFSIGTYGELQNAIDFLVSKVGSPARSATLKRHTYEGAMEAYAGCGSFATEPQCHLPGTTPNRNPQGALGRETYAARSDFFDRSISAAGIQTLLTRISSVPGGSGSIALTALGGAVNRVSPTATAFVHRRSRMLAQYIASWGSGNTGTSAQSWLTSTHNAMQPYASGAAYQNYTDPTLTNWRKAYFGEAATRLTAVKKQYDPNHFFTYPQSL, via the coding sequence ATGGAACGTCGTACGTTCATAGGGGGCGGCGCGGCCGCGATCGCCGCGGTCGCCACGACCGCGTGCAAGGGCGGATCCGCCGACGCGGGCGCCAGTGCGTCCTCATCTTCCTCCAGCACATCTCTCCGGGCCACCGCAGCAGCGGCCGCCCCGGCGAACTGGACGGCGCTCTCCCACGACCTCGACGGCACCCTGGTCCGGCCGGGCGACGCGAAGTGGGCCACCGCCCACCAGCTGTACAACACCCGCTTCGACGGGCTGAAACCCGCGGCGGTGGCCTACGTCGCCCACGCCGACGACATCCGGACGACCCTGGCGTACGCCCGCGCCCACCGCATCCAGGTCGCGATCCGCAACGGCGGCCACTCCTACGCGGGTTGGTCCTCGGGCAACGGCAAGCTGATCGTCGACGTCTCGAAGTTGAAGCAGATCCGGGTGGGCGGCGGTCAGGCGGTCGTCGGCGCCGGCTCCAAGCTGATCGACGTCTACCGCGGGCTGACCGCGAAGGGCGTGACGATCCCCGCGGGCTCCTGCCCCTCGGTCGGCGTCTCCGGCCTGGTCCTGGGCGGCGGCCACGGCGTGGTCTCCCGGGCCTACGGCCTCACCTGCGACAGCCTCACCCAGGCCACGCTGATCACGGCCGACGGCAAGGAGCTGACCGCCAACGCGAGCGAGAACAAGGACCTGTTCTGGGCCCTGCGCGGTGCGGGCAACGGCAACTTCGGCGTCGTGACCGAGCTGCAGTTCAAGACGCACCCGGCGCCGCAGGCGGTGTCCGCGTACGTGACGTGGCCCTTCTCGAAGGCCGCCGCCGTGGTGAAGGCGTGGCAGGAGTGGGGTCCCGACCAGCCCGACGAGATCTGGTCCTCCTGCCACCTGGAGAACGGCGGTTCGCCCACCGTCTCGGTGGCGGCGTTCTCGATCGGCACGTACGGGGAGCTGCAGAACGCGATCGACTTCCTGGTCTCGAAGGTCGGCTCACCGGCCCGCAGCGCCACCCTGAAGCGGCACACGTACGAGGGCGCGATGGAGGCGTACGCGGGCTGCGGGTCCTTCGCCACCGAGCCCCAGTGCCACCTGCCCGGCACCACCCCGAACCGCAACCCGCAGGGCGCCCTGGGCCGGGAGACCTACGCGGCCCGCTCGGACTTCTTCGACCGCTCGATCTCCGCGGCCGGCATCCAGACCCTGCTCACCCGCATCAGTTCGGTCCCGGGCGGCTCGGGCAGCATCGCCCTGACGGCCCTCGGTGGCGCGGTCAACCGCGTCTCCCCCACGGCGACGGCCTTCGTCCACCGCCGCTCCCGCATGCTGGCCCAGTACATAGCGTCCTGGGGCTCCGGCAACACGGGCACGTCCGCCCAGTCCTGGCTGACGTCGACCCACAACGCGATGCAGCCGTACGCCTCCGGCGCCGCGTACCAGAACTACACGGACCCGACGCTGACGAACTGGCGCAAGGCCTACTTCGGTGAGGCGGCCACACGCCTGACAGCCGTGAAGAAGCAGTACGACCCCAACCACTTCTTCACATACCCCCAGTCCCTGTAG